Below is a genomic region from Elusimicrobiota bacterium.
GTCGGCTTGGATCAAGACCGCCGCGTCCCCGCGCGCCTGCGCAAGCCCTATCATGATGGCGCGATTGGCCCCGATATTGCGGGAGAACCTCAGGGCCTTGACCTCGGGATGGACCGCCCCCAGGCCGCGCAGCAGTTCGAAGGTCCGGTCCGCGGAGCAGTTGTCGGTGTATATGTGCTCGAAATCGTAGCGCTCGCGGAAAGGCGCCGCCGCGGTGCGGACCCGCTCGAAATGCCGCTCCACATTGGCCTCTTCGTTGAAGCAGGGAGTGACTATGGAGATCAGCCGTTTCGCCATGACCTAAGTTCCTTGGGCGGGAGGCAGCAACGCTCGGATGCGAGACCCCAGTTGCGCGTCTGAAAGACCATGCTCGGACAGAGCATATTGGTAGGAACCGCAGCGTGTCGGGAATTTGTCCTCGAGGGAAAGACTGTGGATCCTGGGCCGGTGCGCTACAGCGTCCCCGAGGCACAGCGCGTCCAAGACCAGGGCAGCCAAGCCTCCGTAGCGGCTATGCTCCTCCACGACCACGACCACGGAGAACCGGCCGAGCATCTCGGGGAGACGCTCTCCGACGGGCTTGAGCTGCGGCATGGAAACGCAGGCCAGATCGAGTTCTTTGGCAATCCTCAGGCAGGAGCTGACCATGGAACCGGTCGCCACCAGGCAGACCTTGCGGCCGGAGCCGGTACGCAAGAAATGCGGGTCTGTGGAGTCCAAAGGACCATCGTGCGCCACCGACCGGTCCTCTTTGCCGATGCGGATGTAGCTGGGCCCTTGGTAGCGCATCGCGGCATCGTAACACACCTGCATCTCAGCCCGGTCGGTCGGAGAATAGATGCGCAGATTGGGCATGGCCGCCACGGCGGCGATATCTTCGCCGCATTGGTGGGTCACCCCCCAGGTCGAATAGACCAGCCCCGCCCCGTCTCCCAGCACGACGACCGGCAGCCTGGAAACGCAGAGATCGAGCTTGATCTGCTCGAGGACCCGCATGGGGACGAAAGCCGCCAGCCCATAGACCATCGGTTTGAAGCCCACGCGCGCCAAGCCCGCCGCGATGCCGATCATGCCTTGCTCCGCGATGCCGGCATTGATGAATTGAGCCGGACGTTCGCGCCGGATCTGGTTGAACAAGACACAGCCATGATCTCCCGAAAGCATGACAAAAGACGGGTCTCGGACGGCCGATCGCGTGATGAGGTCCGATAGAAGCGCTCGCATCAGCGTGCCAGCTCCGCAAGCGCCCGCGCCAGGGTCTGCTCGGTCAGTTGGGTGTAATGCCACTGGTTGTCGCCTTCCATGAAGGAAACGCCCTTCCCCTTGACCGTCCGCGCGACCAAGACTTGCGGCTGCCCGGCGGCGCGGCTGATGAGATCCTCCAAGGTCGTCTCAAGAGCCTTGGTGTCATGGCCTCCACATTCCGCGGCCGCAAGTTTGAAGGCCCGGAATTTGTCCAGCAGCGGCTCCATATCGAGGATGTCCTTGGTCCGCCCCAAAGCCTGCCACTGGTTGGCGTCGACGACCACGGTGAGGTTGTCGAGTCCATGGTGCGCGGCGAAGGCGAACGCCTCCCACATGGAACCCTCATTGAGTTCTCCGTCTCCGACGATGCAGTAGACCCGCTGTCGGGTGTCGCGGCGCTTGAGGCCCAGGGCGATCCCGACCGCCACCGGAAGGCCGTGCCCCAAGGACCCGGATGTCGCCTCGATCCCCGGCGTGCCGGCCTCCGCCAACCCCCGAAGCTCGGAGCCATCGGAGAAGTAGCTGTCGAGGTGCTCCTGAGTGAGCCAATTCAGCTCGCGCAGGCAGGCGTAGAGGGCCATGGCGCCGTGACCCTTGGACAGCACCAGATAGTCGCGCCCTGGATCGCCGGGGTCGAGCGGGTTGAAGCGGAGGAATCTGGAGTAAAGGACCGCCAGGATCTCGATGAGCGAAAAAGCGCAGGCGATGTGGACCGCCTGTCCCCGGTAGGCCATGTGCAGGACGTGCCGCCGCAGGTCGGCTGGCTGGAGGGCGGGCCGAGGATCCGGATTCAGCATGACTCATGATAACATTTCATCGGGATTGCCCGGCAGCGGCAGGCTGGCTGCGATGAAAAGAATTATACTAATCGTATGAAAAAGCATCTCCCCTGGCTGGCGCACGCTCTCGGCATCCTCCTCTTGGCGGCTCTCGTCCTGGGAGCGTCGTCGCGCGCCCCGCGCCTGCGCCGGAGCATCGACAACTCCGTCCAGAACCTCCTCTACCGGCTGCGGGGAGCCCAGCCCGGGGACCCGCGCATCGTGCTGGCCGCCATCGATGACGAGTCGCTCTCCCGCATCGGGGCCTTCCCGTGGCGCCGGTCCGTTTGGGCGCGCCTGATCGACCGTCTGACCCGGCTCGGGGCGCGCACCATCGCCTTCGATGTGATGTTCCTGGAACCTTCGGCCTACCCGGCCGACGACAAAGCCCTGGCCGAGGCGACCCGAAGGTCGGGCCGGGTCATCCATGCCGCGATCCTGAACCGGAGCCGGGATGGCCGGCCCGAGGAGCGCCTGGACTCCCTGCCCATCGTCGCGCGCGGCGCCGCGGGGGTGGGAAACGTCTCCGTCACCGCGGAGATCCAGCCCGACGGCACGATCCGGAGCTATTCGACCAGGATGCGCTCCTCAGGACATCCGGACACCTTCCCCATGGGCTTGGTGGCCGTCGCCCATTATCTCCACCAGGATCCCCAGCAGTTGGCGGCGGCCCTGCCGGCCAGGCTCCGTCTCAACTACCGAGGGTCTTGGGCGGACCGGAGCTTCACGGTGATCCCCGTCTGCCACATCCTCGACGACCAGCTCACTCTCGCGGAGACCGGCGCGCTGCGCGAGGCCGTGGTCTTCGTCGGCTCCGTCTCGTCGCTGGCTTTCGACCTGTATCCTTCCCCGTTCGGCGGGCAGATGCCCGGCCCGCTGGCGCAGCTCACCTTGGCCGACAACCTCCTCGCTCATCGCTGGTTCGCGACCCTGCGCCCGGCCGCCGACTTCCTCGTGTGCGCGGCGCCCGCGGCCCTGCTGATGGCCTGGTGCGCCGCCCTATCCAGCGCAGCCTACCTGGCGGGCGTGGCGGGGGTGGCGCTGGCCTGCGTCCTGGCCGGTTGGCTGGCCTTCGCGGCCGGCCTTTGGCTCAGGCCGACCATCATGCTGACGGTTTTCCTGGTGGGTTTGGTCTGGACCCTCGCGGCCAGACTGATCCCCGTCCGGAGGGGCTAAAGTCCTAGGGAGGCCGGGCCCATGAGCCCTTGCCCGGGCAGGCCCGATGGCGGCTCGGGAGCGGGCCAAGTGGCTCTTAGGAAAAGGTCTTCCCATCGGCGATAATGACGGTATGACAACTTCGCGCCGCTCCCTGCCTCGGGCCCTGCTGGCTTTCCTCTTCGCCTCCCAGTGCGCCGCGGCCGCCGTCGTGCAGGGGCCGATCCGGCTCCAGTCTTGGACCCCCGCCATGGGGCTGCCGGCGCTTGCGGCGCACGCAGTGTCCCCCGCTCTCTCCAGCTCTGCCCGCACCGCGTCCTTGCTTCTCTCCGCGCCGGTCCTGCCCGCGGCCCCGCAGGTCAGCCCCCTGGCCGCACCTCTCGACGCGCCCCTCCCGGCGGTCCAGCCGGCTGCTCCAGTCTCGGCCTTGGGCCAGGTCGGCTCCGCGGCCCAGGACTTCACCGGAGCCTGGACCCGCGGCGACGCGCTGGGCGCGCAGGAAGCGTTGGGGACGCATTTCGACGGCTTGGCCCACGCGGCCCCGGCCGATGCGGGAGCGGAGCTCGGCGCAGGCGTGGTCCAGCCTGCTCCGGCCCCGATCGCGGATGTCCCGTTCCACGGCCTGCGCCTGCCGGCGGCCCAGTTCTCGGAAGAAGGGCCCGGCTGGATGAGCTCGAAGCTGATCGCGGCCATGGACGCGACCCAGGACACCATGGACCTCGCGCTCCTCGAGGTGATGCACCGCGACCTGGTGGCGGCCGTCCTGCGCGCGCACGCCCGCGGCGTGAAGGTGCGCATCGTCATAGACAGCATCCACGTCTACCCCGAGAAGCCCGGCCAGCACCGCTCGGACGAGATCCAGCAGCTTCTCGACGCGAAGGTCCCGCTGCGCATCCTGCGCGGGGGGGACAGGTTCGGTTTGATGCACAACAAGTTCGCGGTGCTGGACGGCCAGCTGGTCTGGTCCGGCTCGGCCAACTGGTCCCGTGCCGCGGACAACGTGCACCAGGAGAATGCCACTTATACCAACGATGCCCACCGCGTCTCAGGCTTCCAGGAGGTCTGGGGCTGGATGTGGGGCCTGGGCAAGCCTTTCGGCGAGCCGGCGGGCAGGGCCGATGGGCGCACGCCCCCGCAGGACTCCCAGCGTCCGGTGCGGTTCCACGGCGAGGGCTTCCCTGCCTACGCCTTCGCGCCCGGCGACGGGGCCGAGGGCTGGCTGCTCCAGGCCATCAAGCTCTCGCGCCGGACCCTCGACATCGCCATGTTCAGCTGCACCTCCGGCCGCATCCAGTCGGCCCTGCTCGAGGCCCGCAGCCGCGGGGTGAAGGTCCGCATCGTCTTCGACAAGGCCCAGTTCCGCTACCTGCCGCCCATGATGTGGTTCGTGGACAACGGCTTCGACGTGCTCCTGGGCGAGGGCTTCCGGCCGGGCAAGAGCGCCATGCACCACAAGTTCGTGGTCTTCGACGGGGAGCTGGTGCAGAACGGCTCCTACAACTGGACCGATAACGCCAAGTTCAACAACTTCGAGAACGTCCAGTTCTGGGACGACCCGGCTCTCGTCGCCAAGTACCTCGCGGGCTACGAGCGCCTGCGCGCGCGCAGCAGCCCGATCACGGATGAGGACATCGCGGCCAACAAGGCCACCGCCGCGGAGCGCGCGAAGGAGGAGAAGGAGGGCGTGGCCCCCGTTGAGAAGACCGGCGACGGGCGGCTCACCCGCTGGTCCGCTCCGCTTTGGGGCAGCAGGCGCCTGGCCCTCTCGCCGTTCCGCAGGGCTCCCGGCGCGGCATTGCTGGGCTAGCAGGCTGCTGATAAGCCCTCCTGCGGAAAGGACTGGTCCGGACCCAGTCCTTTCGGTAGCGGGCAACAGTCCGTCCCCGAACTGGCGAGCCGAAGGCTCGCCAGTCGCGCCTAAGGCGCCATCCTTCGTGCAACCTATCGGCTGGGTTCTGCCGCCCCGCTTCGCGGGTCGGTTGCGCCCGGCAGACGGCCGCCGGGCGCTCACAGAACGGACTTTATCAGCAGCCTAGCCGCTACAAGCCCACGGGCATGCGCCCCATGACCCGGATACGCCCCAGCAGAGCCCGCGCCGCTGCCCGCTGAGCGGCCGCGATATTAGAGAAGGCGCAGAGCCCCGGCCGGCCGGGGAAATCGGCCAGGACGAAGGGGCTGCCGAAGGAAACCACCACCGTCTCGCGAGCCTGCCGCGCCAGGGCCGCCGCCCGGGAGACTTCCGCGGGCTCCAGCTTGATGCGGCCTGAATAGGCTCGCGGCCTCAGGAAGATCCCCAGGACCAGGACCTCGTCCGGCCTCGCGGGGCCCGAGACGCAGCGCACCTCAGCGCCCAGCCGGCGCAACTCGGCGAGAAAGCCCCGGCCCTTCCCATCCTTGGGCTCCGCGCCGGCCTCCGCGTAAGCGATGCGCCGGCCCTTGAGCGAGGCGGGCTGGCCGCGCCAGGCCAGGCAGGAGTCGGCCATTTTCTGCGCCAGAGCTTCGTGCCTGGCGCCGCCGACCGCGGACAACAGCCTTCTGGCCGGCATGGGGTCCTCGAACAAGCCGGCCCGGAGCTTGGCGTAGCGCAGGCGCCTCAGGGCCAGCTTGGCCAGCACGGCGACGCCGCGGCCGGCCAGCGCCGCGGGCAGTCCGGCC
It encodes:
- a CDS encoding transketolase, which gives rise to MRALLSDLITRSAVRDPSFVMLSGDHGCVLFNQIRRERPAQFINAGIAEQGMIGIAAGLARVGFKPMVYGLAAFVPMRVLEQIKLDLCVSRLPVVVLGDGAGLVYSTWGVTHQCGEDIAAVAAMPNLRIYSPTDRAEMQVCYDAAMRYQGPSYIRIGKEDRSVAHDGPLDSTDPHFLRTGSGRKVCLVATGSMVSSCLRIAKELDLACVSMPQLKPVGERLPEMLGRFSVVVVVEEHSRYGGLAALVLDALCLGDAVAHRPRIHSLSLEDKFPTRCGSYQYALSEHGLSDAQLGSRIRALLPPAQGT
- a CDS encoding transketolase, which translates into the protein MLNPDPRPALQPADLRRHVLHMAYRGQAVHIACAFSLIEILAVLYSRFLRFNPLDPGDPGRDYLVLSKGHGAMALYACLRELNWLTQEHLDSYFSDGSELRGLAEAGTPGIEATSGSLGHGLPVAVGIALGLKRRDTRQRVYCIVGDGELNEGSMWEAFAFAAHHGLDNLTVVVDANQWQALGRTKDILDMEPLLDKFRAFKLAAAECGGHDTKALETTLEDLISRAAGQPQVLVARTVKGKGVSFMEGDNQWHYTQLTEQTLARALAELAR
- a CDS encoding CHASE2 domain-containing protein; translation: MKKHLPWLAHALGILLLAALVLGASSRAPRLRRSIDNSVQNLLYRLRGAQPGDPRIVLAAIDDESLSRIGAFPWRRSVWARLIDRLTRLGARTIAFDVMFLEPSAYPADDKALAEATRRSGRVIHAAILNRSRDGRPEERLDSLPIVARGAAGVGNVSVTAEIQPDGTIRSYSTRMRSSGHPDTFPMGLVAVAHYLHQDPQQLAAALPARLRLNYRGSWADRSFTVIPVCHILDDQLTLAETGALREAVVFVGSVSSLAFDLYPSPFGGQMPGPLAQLTLADNLLAHRWFATLRPAADFLVCAAPAALLMAWCAALSSAAYLAGVAGVALACVLAGWLAFAAGLWLRPTIMLTVFLVGLVWTLAARLIPVRRG
- a CDS encoding phospholipase D-like domain-containing protein; its protein translation is MTTSRRSLPRALLAFLFASQCAAAAVVQGPIRLQSWTPAMGLPALAAHAVSPALSSSARTASLLLSAPVLPAAPQVSPLAAPLDAPLPAVQPAAPVSALGQVGSAAQDFTGAWTRGDALGAQEALGTHFDGLAHAAPADAGAELGAGVVQPAPAPIADVPFHGLRLPAAQFSEEGPGWMSSKLIAAMDATQDTMDLALLEVMHRDLVAAVLRAHARGVKVRIVIDSIHVYPEKPGQHRSDEIQQLLDAKVPLRILRGGDRFGLMHNKFAVLDGQLVWSGSANWSRAADNVHQENATYTNDAHRVSGFQEVWGWMWGLGKPFGEPAGRADGRTPPQDSQRPVRFHGEGFPAYAFAPGDGAEGWLLQAIKLSRRTLDIAMFSCTSGRIQSALLEARSRGVKVRIVFDKAQFRYLPPMMWFVDNGFDVLLGEGFRPGKSAMHHKFVVFDGELVQNGSYNWTDNAKFNNFENVQFWDDPALVAKYLAGYERLRARSSPITDEDIAANKATAAERAKEEKEGVAPVEKTGDGRLTRWSAPLWGSRRLALSPFRRAPGAALLG